A region of uncultured Desulfobacter sp. DNA encodes the following proteins:
- a CDS encoding ferritin, which produces MLVPEVENALNQQLNAEIYSSYLYVSMAAQCKADNLDGFAAWLETQAQEEMTHAAKFYNFISQRGGRVRLAAIEGPQVEWETPLAVFEDTLAHEQKVSAMINDLMDIAIAQKDHATQIFLQWFVTEQVEEEESVGMVLGKIKRVKDSAQGMYLLDQELGQRQPGPLPGTTTAAE; this is translated from the coding sequence ATGCTTGTACCTGAAGTCGAAAATGCCCTGAACCAACAGCTTAATGCAGAAATTTATTCATCATACCTTTATGTGTCCATGGCTGCCCAGTGCAAGGCCGACAACCTGGACGGCTTTGCCGCCTGGTTGGAAACCCAGGCCCAGGAAGAGATGACCCATGCGGCCAAGTTTTATAACTTTATCAGCCAGAGAGGGGGGCGTGTCAGACTGGCCGCCATTGAAGGTCCCCAGGTCGAATGGGAAACGCCCCTGGCCGTTTTTGAAGATACCCTGGCCCACGAACAAAAAGTTTCAGCCATGATCAATGATCTTATGGATATTGCCATTGCCCAGAAAGATCATGCCACCCAGATCTTTTTACAATGGTTTGTGACCGAACAGGTGGAGGAAGAAGAGAGCGTGGGCATGGTGCTGGGAAAAATCAAACGGGTTAAAGATTCTGCCCAGGGGATGTATCTTCTGGACCAGGAACTTGGACAGCGCCAACCCGGGCCCCTGCCTGGCACGACAACGGCAGCAGAATAG
- a CDS encoding Nramp family divalent metal transporter translates to MVSTQHSEHQHTDKSNASLEEVHGSVQTRHPNIWKRIFAFAGPAYLVSVGYMDPGNWATDLEGGSRFGYALIWVILMSNLMAVLLQTLSARLGIVTGKDLAQACRAEYSKAAAWGLWFLCEIAIAACDLAEVLGTILGLNILFGLPLLWGAFVTLFDTFLLLAIQRLGMRKMEAFIISLITVIAGGFIVNLFFAKPDWGAALAGLTPTVPEGSVYIILGIIGATVMPHNLYLHSSLVQTRQVSRMVDSKAQACRYNLLDSAVALNMAFFVNSAILVLAAAVFYRHGVVVTEIRQAESMLAQLLGSQVAPKAFGLALLAAGQSSTLTGTLAGQIVMEGFVHIRLRPWLRRLITRLIALAPAVGVIAIYGDEGTYELLILSQVILSLQLPFAIVPLVHFTSDKLKMGSFASRTWVKVLAWISSAIIIVLNGQLVYSQFMKWIRGSLPATMIVCLMVVTAAMVLFLIYIIFLPLVQGSKPWPKEKTTDALMVVQAVQTRPVRHIAAALGRDDSDAAIISQALTLAKVEKALLTFVHVADSAMAHLYSEDGYDEHTRDDERYLEQIAEEIRSAGHAVEVALCFGTPSRALADFVESHKVDMLVMGSHGHRLIGDLLWGQTVDPLRHQVKIPVVVV, encoded by the coding sequence ATGGTTTCCACACAACATAGTGAACACCAGCATACGGATAAGAGCAACGCCTCCCTTGAAGAGGTTCACGGATCTGTCCAGACCCGGCATCCAAACATCTGGAAACGTATATTTGCCTTTGCCGGACCAGCCTACCTGGTCAGCGTCGGATATATGGATCCGGGCAACTGGGCCACAGATCTCGAAGGCGGTTCCCGTTTCGGCTACGCCCTGATCTGGGTGATCCTGATGTCAAACCTGATGGCGGTGCTGCTTCAGACTCTTTCAGCCAGACTGGGCATTGTCACAGGCAAGGATCTGGCCCAGGCCTGCCGGGCCGAATACTCCAAAGCTGCGGCCTGGGGACTGTGGTTCCTGTGTGAAATTGCCATTGCCGCCTGTGACCTGGCAGAAGTTTTGGGCACCATTCTGGGGCTGAATATTCTTTTTGGACTGCCCCTGTTATGGGGGGCTTTTGTGACCCTGTTTGATACCTTTTTGCTGCTGGCCATCCAGCGACTTGGTATGCGCAAAATGGAAGCGTTTATCATTTCGTTGATCACGGTTATTGCCGGCGGTTTTATCGTTAATCTGTTTTTTGCAAAGCCGGACTGGGGGGCCGCCCTTGCAGGCCTGACCCCCACGGTGCCCGAGGGGTCTGTCTATATTATTCTGGGTATCATCGGTGCCACGGTCATGCCCCACAATCTGTATCTGCATTCATCCCTGGTGCAAACCCGGCAGGTTTCCCGCATGGTGGACTCCAAAGCCCAGGCCTGCCGCTACAACCTTCTGGATTCGGCCGTAGCCCTGAATATGGCGTTTTTTGTCAACTCGGCCATTCTTGTACTTGCGGCAGCGGTGTTTTACCGGCATGGCGTTGTTGTCACGGAAATCCGGCAGGCCGAAAGCATGCTGGCACAGCTTCTGGGCAGTCAGGTCGCCCCCAAAGCATTTGGCCTGGCCCTGCTGGCCGCAGGACAGAGTTCAACCCTGACCGGCACCCTTGCAGGCCAGATCGTCATGGAGGGCTTTGTCCATATCCGGCTCAGACCATGGCTGCGCCGACTGATTACCCGGCTGATTGCGCTGGCGCCGGCCGTTGGTGTCATCGCCATATACGGAGATGAAGGAACCTATGAACTGCTGATTTTAAGCCAGGTGATTTTAAGTCTGCAACTGCCCTTTGCCATTGTCCCCCTGGTTCATTTCACCAGCGACAAACTTAAAATGGGAAGCTTTGCTTCCAGGACCTGGGTCAAGGTGCTGGCCTGGATCTCCAGCGCAATTATCATCGTGCTCAACGGACAACTTGTATACAGCCAGTTTATGAAATGGATCAGGGGAAGTCTTCCGGCCACCATGATTGTGTGCCTTATGGTCGTAACAGCGGCCATGGTGCTTTTTCTCATCTATATCATCTTCCTGCCCCTGGTACAGGGCAGCAAGCCCTGGCCCAAAGAGAAAACCACCGACGCCCTTATGGTTGTCCAGGCAGTTCAAACCCGTCCCGTCCGGCACATTGCCGCCGCCCTTGGCCGGGATGACAGTGATGCGGCCATCATCAGCCAGGCACTGACCCTGGCCAAAGTGGAAAAAGCGCTTTTGACCTTTGTTCACGTGGCCGATTCCGCCATGGCTCATCTATACAGTGAAGACGGTTATGATGAACATACCCGGGATGATGAACGATACCTTGAACAGATCGCCGAAGAGATCCGATCAGCCGGCCATGCCGTAGAGGTTGCACTGTGCTTTGGCACCCCGTCAAGGGCTCTGGCCGATTTTGTTGAATCTCACAAGGTGGACATGCTGGTCATGGGCTCCCATGGGCACAGGCTCATCGGAGATCTTTTATGGGGACAAACCGTAGATCCCCTGCGCCATCAGGTAAAAATCCCTGTGGTGGTGGTGTAA
- a CDS encoding sigma 54-interacting transcriptional regulator produces MEKFTHSLLDLHNLNLVVDNLKLGVMAHTTERIITVFNKEAEKITGYTKKEVLGKDCHDVFQAPFCGTKCSFCQDSPQLTGGTKEYPVAIITKTGETRHLEMTVSCIPDHEGKIRGIVASFRDMTDSIRLSLKAEDLSNFAGIIGKDKAMQDIFRQIRDVALYNYPVHISGETGTGKERVACAIHDISSYGNGNFVPVNCGAIPEGIVESELFGHVKGAFSGAVKERKGRFELAHKGTLFLDEVADLPLKTQVKLLRFLQEGSFEKVGGETKISVDVRIISATNKDLAEEVRAGRFREDLYYRLNVIPIHLPTLRERKNDIPLLAEHFLQEAEKENKKAVPELAPDTIREMMDYHWPGNVRELKNVIQFSVVRARGNRILPTDLPFASDRHPLRPALSDEPEVTVLQFTRGRLNQENVQSALVKTGGNKSKAARVLGVGRATLYRFLSDHPEIKAFSDTF; encoded by the coding sequence ATGGAAAAATTTACACACTCTCTGCTGGATCTTCATAATCTCAACCTCGTGGTAGACAACCTTAAACTTGGCGTCATGGCCCATACCACAGAGCGCATCATCACGGTTTTCAATAAGGAGGCAGAGAAGATCACCGGATATACCAAAAAAGAGGTTCTGGGCAAGGACTGCCACGATGTATTCCAGGCCCCGTTTTGCGGCACAAAATGTTCCTTTTGCCAGGATTCTCCGCAACTTACCGGCGGAACAAAGGAGTACCCGGTTGCCATCATCACCAAAACAGGGGAGACCCGGCATCTGGAAATGACCGTGTCCTGCATACCGGACCATGAAGGCAAGATCCGGGGGATTGTGGCCTCGTTTCGGGATATGACCGACTCCATACGGTTGTCCCTGAAAGCCGAAGACCTTTCCAATTTCGCAGGCATCATCGGCAAGGACAAGGCCATGCAGGACATATTCAGGCAGATCCGGGATGTGGCCCTGTATAACTATCCGGTCCACATATCCGGTGAAACCGGTACCGGCAAAGAAAGAGTAGCCTGTGCCATCCATGACATCTCCTCCTACGGAAACGGCAATTTTGTTCCGGTGAACTGCGGGGCCATCCCCGAAGGCATTGTGGAAAGCGAGCTGTTCGGGCATGTCAAAGGCGCATTCTCAGGTGCTGTCAAGGAACGTAAAGGCCGATTTGAACTGGCTCATAAAGGTACTTTATTCCTGGATGAAGTGGCGGACCTGCCCTTGAAAACCCAAGTCAAGTTGTTGCGGTTTCTCCAGGAAGGCTCATTTGAAAAAGTAGGCGGAGAAACAAAGATCAGCGTGGATGTCCGAATTATTTCAGCCACCAATAAAGATCTGGCCGAAGAGGTCCGGGCCGGGCGGTTCAGGGAAGATCTTTACTACCGCCTCAACGTCATTCCCATCCACCTGCCGACCCTGCGGGAAAGAAAAAATGACATTCCCCTTTTAGCCGAACATTTCCTGCAGGAAGCGGAAAAAGAAAACAAAAAAGCTGTACCGGAACTTGCGCCTGATACAATCCGGGAAATGATGGATTACCACTGGCCCGGCAATGTCAGGGAATTAAAAAATGTGATCCAGTTTTCCGTGGTCCGGGCCCGGGGCAATAGGATCCTGCCCACGGATCTTCCCTTTGCATCCGACAGACACCCCCTGAGACCGGCCTTATCAGATGAACCCGAGGTGACTGTGCTACAGTTTACCCGGGGCAGGCTCAACCAGGAAAATGTGCAATCCGCCCTGGTCAAAACCGGAGGCAACAAATCCAAGGCGGCCCGGGTGTTAGGCGTGGGCAGGGCGACCCTGTACCGCTTTTTAAGTGATCATCCAGAGATCAAAGCCTTTTCAGATACCTTCTGA
- a CDS encoding ferredoxin, giving the protein MSKLKKPAIDLGCCIECGVCIDLAPHAFKINDAGYIDILPLDSYEKDPDVLEAVKNCPKDCISWEWS; this is encoded by the coding sequence ATGAGCAAACTAAAAAAACCGGCCATTGATCTGGGCTGCTGCATTGAATGCGGGGTCTGCATTGATCTGGCCCCCCATGCCTTTAAAATCAATGATGCAGGATATATTGACATTCTACCCCTTGACAGCTATGAAAAGGACCCGGATGTCCTTGAAGCTGTAAAAAATTGCCCCAAGGACTGCATTTCCTGGGAGTGGTCTTAA
- a CDS encoding DVU0298 family protein encodes MKPYGRKTKRLVGGLLALGSRSQALESLAQIPDTQLTGHLFSYFYSKEELIKFRSVTAMGELVARIAENRMENARVILRRIMWNLNDESGGIGWGSPEAMGEILSKSPALALEFKSILFSYLDHKGNHIEHDMLQRGVLWGIGTYLGTAPRDLTQGTREQLEAHLCSSDPVKRGYAIRALSNGDVLKCTALPDFIQADKTAIDIYTGWNFSTTRLSDMALDCTPEWIQASGE; translated from the coding sequence ATGAAACCCTACGGCAGAAAGACAAAAAGACTGGTGGGCGGACTTCTTGCCCTCGGCAGTCGCAGTCAGGCCCTGGAAAGTCTGGCCCAGATTCCGGATACCCAGCTCACCGGGCATCTGTTCTCCTATTTTTACAGCAAGGAGGAACTGATCAAGTTTCGCAGTGTGACCGCCATGGGGGAGCTTGTGGCAAGGATTGCCGAAAACCGCATGGAAAACGCACGGGTAATCCTGAGACGAATCATGTGGAACCTGAACGACGAATCCGGGGGCATCGGCTGGGGCTCACCCGAGGCCATGGGGGAAATTTTAAGCAAAAGCCCTGCACTGGCTCTGGAATTTAAAAGTATCCTGTTTTCCTACCTGGACCACAAAGGGAACCACATTGAACATGACATGCTCCAGCGCGGGGTTTTGTGGGGGATTGGAACATATCTTGGGACAGCTCCCCGGGATCTCACCCAAGGCACAAGGGAGCAACTTGAAGCCCATTTGTGTTCCAGCGACCCGGTAAAGCGCGGATACGCAATAAGGGCACTGTCCAATGGCGATGTCCTCAAATGTACGGCCCTGCCGGATTTTATCCAAGCAGACAAAACAGCCATTGATATTTACACCGGATGGAATTTTTCGACCACCCGGCTATCGGACATGGCGCTGGACTGTACCCCGGAATGGATACAAGCCAGCGGTGAATAA
- a CDS encoding methyl-accepting chemotaxis protein, with protein MKLSLRSKLIIGGVLSSIVPIIIVGYFAVDRSTKALAKCAEDRAIQVSKDLANLAEEIVDQEKAFALSIAKAPVVTVAASTVLNSGVGAAKSELSALNKFLHDVFSNQDGKYEDLLVADQNGDVIANGNKSSLIKDVGDRDYFRKAKQGQPTLSEPVLSKGSGRPVIVFAAPLYTPAGQNCGALVNVISLRSLSDTITSVKIGKTGYPFMIDHKGLFIAHPDPSTIFKINATQLDGMKSFAKKMVNQESGVDSYTFRGVFKIAGFAPVKSTGWSISVTQEADDFLEATRAIRNVILMVGVVFLVLVVAGIIWFVKGIMLQLGGEPADLAFIADCIADGNLNITYKKKKDEKSTGIFASMQKMHASLLEMISEVSDGISTLTNSSTELSSISDQMTIGAENASSKANAVAAASEEMTANMNGVAAATEETSANIQMIVAAAEEMSSTISEIAANTAKGSQTTLDAVKKAEEVSKKVNNLGQAASQISKVTEAIADISEQTNLLALNATIEAARAGDAGKGFAVVAGEIKALAHQTAEATSEIGARISEVQATTQDSVSAIESIVKVINEINLVVTSVAAAIEEQSATTQEIVHNVSQAGQGVQEVNENVNQASTVAASVSQEIQQVNEASEEIKHGTIQVNTSAAELSKLAETLNLMISKFTVS; from the coding sequence ATGAAACTGTCCCTTAGGTCTAAATTAATTATTGGTGGCGTATTATCTTCAATTGTTCCGATAATCATTGTGGGGTATTTCGCTGTGGACAGGTCGACCAAGGCGCTGGCGAAATGTGCAGAAGACAGGGCCATTCAGGTTTCCAAGGATCTGGCGAATCTGGCTGAGGAAATTGTAGACCAGGAAAAGGCATTTGCTTTGTCCATTGCCAAAGCACCTGTGGTAACAGTCGCTGCTTCAACGGTATTGAATTCGGGTGTCGGTGCAGCTAAATCAGAACTGAGTGCCCTCAATAAATTTTTGCATGACGTCTTTTCGAATCAGGATGGAAAGTATGAAGACCTGCTGGTCGCGGATCAAAACGGAGATGTTATTGCCAACGGCAATAAATCGTCTTTAATAAAAGATGTGGGGGACAGGGACTATTTTCGAAAAGCGAAACAGGGCCAGCCCACCCTAAGTGAACCTGTTTTGTCAAAGGGTTCCGGAAGGCCGGTCATCGTCTTTGCCGCACCCTTGTACACCCCTGCCGGACAAAACTGCGGCGCACTGGTTAACGTTATTTCGCTCAGGAGTTTAAGCGATACCATTACATCTGTGAAAATAGGAAAAACCGGGTATCCGTTTATGATTGACCACAAGGGCCTGTTCATCGCCCACCCGGATCCCAGCACTATCTTTAAAATTAATGCCACCCAATTAGATGGAATGAAGTCTTTTGCAAAGAAAATGGTGAACCAGGAGTCCGGTGTAGATAGTTATACGTTCCGGGGCGTGTTTAAAATTGCCGGATTCGCCCCTGTCAAATCCACGGGCTGGAGTATATCGGTAACCCAGGAGGCCGATGATTTTTTGGAAGCCACCAGAGCCATACGCAATGTGATTTTAATGGTAGGCGTCGTTTTTCTTGTGCTCGTTGTGGCCGGTATTATCTGGTTTGTGAAAGGGATCATGTTGCAACTGGGTGGTGAACCTGCAGACCTTGCCTTTATTGCTGATTGTATCGCCGATGGGAACTTGAACATTACTTACAAGAAGAAAAAAGACGAGAAGTCAACCGGGATTTTTGCCAGCATGCAAAAGATGCACGCAAGTCTGTTGGAAATGATTTCTGAAGTCTCCGATGGTATCAGCACCCTGACGAATTCCTCCACAGAGCTGTCGTCAATTTCAGATCAGATGACCATTGGCGCGGAAAACGCCTCAAGCAAGGCCAATGCCGTGGCTGCAGCGTCAGAAGAGATGACGGCCAATATGAATGGGGTGGCGGCGGCCACCGAAGAAACTTCTGCAAATATCCAGATGATTGTCGCGGCAGCTGAAGAGATGTCTTCCACTATTTCGGAGATTGCGGCAAATACGGCCAAAGGCAGCCAGACCACTCTGGATGCGGTGAAGAAAGCCGAGGAAGTATCGAAGAAAGTAAATAATCTTGGACAGGCAGCCTCTCAAATCAGCAAAGTTACGGAAGCCATCGCGGATATCTCCGAACAGACCAATCTGCTGGCCCTCAACGCCACCATTGAGGCTGCCAGGGCAGGCGATGCCGGTAAAGGCTTTGCCGTAGTTGCCGGAGAAATTAAAGCCCTGGCACACCAGACTGCAGAAGCCACCAGCGAAATCGGAGCCAGGATAAGCGAGGTTCAGGCCACCACACAGGATTCGGTCAGTGCCATTGAGTCCATTGTCAAGGTGATCAATGAAATAAACTTGGTTGTAACATCTGTTGCAGCGGCCATTGAGGAACAAAGCGCCACCACCCAGGAAATTGTTCATAATGTGAGCCAGGCCGGGCAAGGCGTCCAGGAAGTCAACGAAAATGTCAATCAGGCCTCCACAGTGGCGGCAAGTGTAAGCCAGGAGATCCAGCAGGTGAATGAGGCCTCCGAGGAGATCAAACACGGTACCATCCAGGTGAATACCAGTGCGGCAGAGCTATCCAAGCTGGCTGAAACCCTTAACCTGATGATATCCAAATTTACTGTGAGCTGA
- a CDS encoding diguanylate cyclase: MENILNLPSDSDIKKVLKKDDKELPGVVQVMGKMLSLCNDPNTSIGEVAKLVETDPGIAVKVLGIVNSSFFGLRSRVSAISEAVLFLGLDEIKKICLGVTFFEKMVKSGQRDHFDRTFFWRHCLGVASLCHAIAVEIGHPYPDEAYTAGLLHDFGKIILDRSGRVNYTDFFNNAYNCTTPLVEAERDVMGIGHDDLGAYYGHRLGFPDKLCLAIQYHHRRFGDLDICQEDMQLICIVCLADFLAWTQGLGPVDAISPPTLQAEVEKNIRLDRIDFEAVIQKMDEEIKNTARFYDFEFPSSEQYRANLLKANLKLSSINADNFSHREEEVDKNQSVTASITAPHRSLEPKKILSATLEAICQDFGFDRVYILRVVSPLRRLQVVECLQQDGFSDHLASQYISMGEADNGFLQCMRNKGPVVVNGLLPGEKEVLERFSVSQMLVVPFCSQDKVIGLLGMDYIVSGKKIEPGLFSSIAIVANELGLAMENASAYKKAKSASLHDGLTGLLNRKTIDELLNKAFVKAADDSIPLSVAMIDVDHFKKFNDMFGHQAGDIVLKLIAKILKKMSRPTDHVGRYGGEEFIVVLNNTAPDKAVVYSERVRKEIEHLGRLLSKRFPGLGLTVSVGVSSFVEDLKNQEALVLKADKALYKAKESGRNRVVSG, from the coding sequence ATGGAAAATATACTGAATCTTCCCAGTGATTCTGATATCAAAAAAGTTCTAAAAAAAGATGACAAGGAACTTCCGGGGGTTGTCCAGGTCATGGGTAAGATGCTCTCTCTATGCAATGACCCCAACACCTCCATCGGGGAAGTCGCCAAACTGGTTGAAACAGATCCGGGTATCGCCGTAAAGGTCTTGGGTATTGTAAATTCTTCTTTCTTTGGTCTCAGGTCCAGGGTTTCGGCCATTTCAGAGGCTGTGCTGTTTCTGGGACTTGATGAGATAAAAAAAATTTGTCTTGGCGTGACTTTTTTTGAAAAGATGGTCAAATCCGGCCAGAGAGATCACTTTGACCGGACGTTTTTCTGGCGCCATTGTCTGGGTGTGGCAAGTCTGTGCCATGCCATTGCCGTTGAGATCGGACATCCCTATCCTGATGAAGCTTATACGGCGGGTCTGCTCCATGATTTCGGAAAAATTATTTTGGACCGTTCCGGACGGGTGAATTATACGGATTTTTTTAATAACGCATATAACTGCACTACCCCTTTGGTCGAAGCCGAAAGGGACGTCATGGGGATCGGGCACGATGACCTCGGGGCTTATTACGGACATCGCCTGGGGTTCCCCGACAAATTATGCCTGGCCATACAATACCATCATCGTCGCTTTGGCGATTTGGATATTTGTCAGGAGGATATGCAGTTAATCTGTATTGTCTGCCTGGCCGATTTCCTGGCCTGGACCCAGGGCCTGGGGCCTGTGGATGCAATTTCTCCGCCGACGCTTCAGGCCGAGGTTGAAAAAAATATCCGGCTTGACCGCATTGATTTTGAAGCGGTGATTCAAAAGATGGATGAGGAAATTAAAAATACGGCCAGATTTTATGATTTTGAGTTTCCTTCTTCGGAACAGTATCGTGCCAACCTTCTCAAAGCCAATTTAAAATTAAGTTCCATCAATGCCGATAATTTCTCCCATAGAGAAGAAGAGGTTGATAAAAATCAGTCTGTGACCGCAAGCATCACCGCACCCCATCGCAGCCTGGAGCCCAAAAAGATTTTGTCGGCAACTTTGGAAGCCATTTGTCAGGATTTTGGTTTTGACCGGGTTTACATATTAAGAGTGGTCTCGCCCCTGCGTCGACTCCAGGTCGTGGAGTGTCTGCAACAGGACGGTTTTTCAGACCATTTGGCATCTCAATATATCAGTATGGGTGAGGCGGATAATGGTTTCCTCCAGTGCATGAGAAATAAAGGGCCGGTTGTCGTCAATGGCCTTTTACCGGGCGAAAAAGAGGTTCTGGAAAGGTTTTCAGTCTCCCAGATGCTTGTTGTTCCCTTTTGCAGCCAGGACAAGGTGATAGGGCTATTGGGGATGGACTATATCGTATCCGGTAAAAAAATTGAGCCGGGCCTGTTTTCGTCCATTGCCATCGTGGCCAATGAGCTTGGGCTTGCCATGGAGAATGCGTCGGCTTATAAAAAGGCCAAGTCTGCATCTCTTCATGATGGGTTGACAGGACTGCTGAACAGAAAAACCATTGATGAACTGTTGAATAAAGCCTTTGTCAAAGCTGCCGACGACAGTATTCCCCTTTCCGTTGCCATGATTGATGTGGATCATTTTAAAAAATTTAATGATATGTTCGGCCATCAGGCCGGAGACATCGTCCTCAAACTGATTGCAAAAATCTTAAAAAAAATGTCCCGTCCCACGGACCATGTGGGCCGGTACGGTGGAGAGGAGTTTATCGTGGTCCTGAATAATACAGCGCCTGACAAAGCGGTTGTGTATTCCGAACGTGTTCGGAAGGAGATTGAACACTTAGGTCGTCTGCTTTCCAAGCGCTTCCCCGGGCTTGGCTTGACCGTGAGTGTCGGCGTCAGCAGCTTTGTAGAGGATCTAAAAAATCAGGAAGCCCTTGTGTTAAAGGCGGATAAGGCTCTGTACAAAGCAAAGGAATCAGGCCGGAATCGGGTGGTTTCAGGATGA